The Camelina sativa cultivar DH55 chromosome 14, Cs, whole genome shotgun sequence genome includes a window with the following:
- the LOC104739276 gene encoding 6-phosphofructo-2-kinase/fructose-2,6-bisphosphatase isoform X1 gives MGSGASKNSEDDDDGSNGGGGQLYVSLKMENSKVEGELTPHVYGSLSLIGSWDPSKALPMLRESASMSELSFVVPPDHETLDFKFLLKPKNRNTPCIVEEGENRLLIGGSLQGDARLALFRLEGDVIVEFRVFIKADRVSPFDLATSWRAYRENLQLSTVRGIPDVSINPDPKSVEQCPSESLELDLAHYEVPAPAPSANSSLVYAADNAENPRSLSASGTFLNDKTTNTAPNISEDSDDRVDGSPSAKEMTIIVPDSSNIYSASGEAESKAVGTLSPFQQKDGQKGLFVDRGVGSPRLVKSISASSFLVDTKLIKNSMPAAAGAVAAAAVADQMLGPKEDRHLAIVLVGLPARGKTFTAAKLTRYLRWLGHDTKHFNVGKYRRLKHGVNQSADFFRADNPEGVEARTEVAALAMEDMIAWMQEGGQVGIFDATNSTRVRRNMLMKMAEGKCKIIFLETLCNDERIIERNIRLKIQQSPDYSEETDFEAGVRDFRDRLANYERVYEPVEEGSYIKMIDMVSGNGGQIQVNNISGYLPGRIVFFLVNTHLTPRPILLTRHGESMDNVRGRIGGDSVISESGKLYAKKLASFVEKRLKSEKAASIWTSTLQRTNLTASSIVGFPKVQWRALDEINAGVCDGMTYEEVKKNMPEEYESRQKDKLRYRFPRGESYLDVIQRLEPVIVELERQRAPVVVISHQAVLRALYAYFADRPLKEIPQIEMPLHTIIEIQMGVSGVQEKRYKLMD, from the exons ATGGGGTCAGGTGCATCGAAGAATAGTGAGGACGATGACGATGGTTCCAATGGCGGAGGAGGTCAGCTCTACGTTTCACTCAAAATGGAGAATTCTAAGGTTGAAGGTGAGCTCACTCCTCATGTCTACGGCTCTCTCTCCCTCATCGGTTCCTGGGATCCTTCCAAAGCT CTTCCGATGCTACGTGAATCTGCGTCAATGTCGGAACTGAGCTTCGTTGTTCCTCCTGATCACG AGACTTTGGATTTCAAGTTCTTGTTGAAGCCAAAGAACAGGAATACGCCTTGCATAGTGGAGGAGGGTGAAAATAGGCTTCTTATTGGTGGTTCGTTACAAGGGGATGCTAGATTAGCTCTGTTTAGGCTGGAAGGTGATGTGATTGTTGAATTCCGTGTCTTCATCAAAGCTGACAGAGTTTCGCCATTTGATCTTGCTACTAGTTGGAGAGCTTACAGGGAGAACCTCCAGCTTTCTACAGTACGTGGAATTCCTGATGTCAGCATTAATCCTGATCCGAAATCTGTCGAG CAGTGTCCTTCGGAAAGTTTGGAGCTCGATCTTGCGCATTATGAGGTTCCTGCTCCTGCACCTTCTGCAAACTCGTCCCTTGTTTATGCGGCTGACAATGCCGAGAATCCACGATCTCTTTCAGCTTCTGGTACTTTTCTTAATGATAAGACTACAAACACAGCACCAAACATTTCTGAAGATTCTGATGATAGGGTTGATGGATCTCCATCTGCAAAG GAAATGACGATCATTGTTCCCGATTCCTCAAATATCTATTCGGCTTCAGGAGAGGCTGAGTCAAAGGCAGTGGGAACACTCTCACCGTTTCAGCAGAAAGATGGTCAAAAGGGACTCTTTGTTGACCGCGGTGTTGGCTCCCCTAGGCTAGTCAAGTCTATTAGCGCAAGCTCTTTTTTGGTCGATACCAAGCTAATCAAG AATTCAATGCCAGCCGCTGCAGGAGCTGTTGCTGCTGCAGCAGTAGCTGATCAAATGCTTGGACCGAAAGAAGATAGACATCTAGCTATTGTCCTG GTTGGCTTGCCAGCTCGAGGAAAAACTTTTACTGCAGCAAAGTTGACAAGATATCTACGCTGGTTGGGACATGATACTAAACATTTTAATGTTGGAAAG TACCGACGGCTTAAACATGGAGTTAACCAG AGTGCTGATTTCTTCCGAGCTGACAATCCTGAAGGTGTAGAGGCACGGACTGAG GTAGCAGCACTTGCAATGGAGGACATGATAGCTTGGATGCAGGAAGGTGGTCAA GTTGGAATCTTTGATGCAACTAATAGCACACGAGTTCGACGGAATATGTTGATGAAAATGGCTGAAGGAAAGTGTAAG ATAATTTTTCTGGAAACGCTATGCAATGATGAGCGCATTATTGAAAGGAACATACGTCTTAAAATCCAGCAAAGTCCTGACTATTCAGAAGA AACGGATTTTGAAGCTGGAGTACGAGACTTTAGAGACCGTTTAGCCAATTATGAGAGG GTTTATGAGCCTGTAGAAGAAGGTTCTTACATCAAAATGATTGATATGGTCAGCGGGAACGGTGGACAGATACAA GTGAACAATATTAGTGGTTACCTTCCTGGGAgaattgtgtttttcttg GTGAATACGCATCTCACACCACGACCAATACTACTCACTCGGCATGGAGAAAGCATGGATAATGTTAGAGGCAGAATTGGAGGAGATAGCGTAATAAG TGAATCTGGAAAACTTTACGCAAAGAAACTTGCCAGCTTTGTTGAAAAGCGACTTAAATCTGAAAAGGCTGCTTCG ATTTGGACCAGTACACTTCAGAGAACAAACTTAACAGCAAGTTCCATTGTCGGATTCCCCAAG GTGCAATGGCGTGCCCTTGACGAGATCAATGCGGGAGTTTGCGATGGGATGACATATGAAGAGGTAAAGAAGAACATGCCAGAAGAGTACGA ATCTCGGCAAAAGGACAAATTGCGATACCGATTCCCTCGTGGAGAGTCCTACCTTGATGTAATTCAACG GCTTGAACCTGTGATCGTTGAGTTAGAACGACAAAGAGCTCCTGTCGTCGTGATATCTCACCAG GCTGTTCTGAGAGCCTTATATGCATATTTTGCGGATCGTCCCCTCAAAGAAATACCCCAGATCGAG ATGCCACTTCACACTATCATAGAGATACAGATGGGAGTTTCTGGTGTGCAAGAGAAGCGTTATAAACTCATGGACTGA
- the LOC104739276 gene encoding 6-phosphofructo-2-kinase/fructose-2,6-bisphosphatase isoform X2 — MGSGASKNSEDDDDGSNGGGGQLYVSLKMENSKVEGELTPHVYGSLSLIGSWDPSKALPMLRESASMSELSFVVPPDHETLDFKFLLKPKNRNTPCIVEEGENRLLIGGSLQGDARLALFRLEGDVIVEFRVFIKADRVSPFDLATSWRAYRENLQLSTVRGIPDVSINPDPKSVECPSESLELDLAHYEVPAPAPSANSSLVYAADNAENPRSLSASGTFLNDKTTNTAPNISEDSDDRVDGSPSAKEMTIIVPDSSNIYSASGEAESKAVGTLSPFQQKDGQKGLFVDRGVGSPRLVKSISASSFLVDTKLIKNSMPAAAGAVAAAAVADQMLGPKEDRHLAIVLVGLPARGKTFTAAKLTRYLRWLGHDTKHFNVGKYRRLKHGVNQSADFFRADNPEGVEARTEVAALAMEDMIAWMQEGGQVGIFDATNSTRVRRNMLMKMAEGKCKIIFLETLCNDERIIERNIRLKIQQSPDYSEETDFEAGVRDFRDRLANYERVYEPVEEGSYIKMIDMVSGNGGQIQVNNISGYLPGRIVFFLVNTHLTPRPILLTRHGESMDNVRGRIGGDSVISESGKLYAKKLASFVEKRLKSEKAASIWTSTLQRTNLTASSIVGFPKVQWRALDEINAGVCDGMTYEEVKKNMPEEYESRQKDKLRYRFPRGESYLDVIQRLEPVIVELERQRAPVVVISHQAVLRALYAYFADRPLKEIPQIEMPLHTIIEIQMGVSGVQEKRYKLMD; from the exons ATGGGGTCAGGTGCATCGAAGAATAGTGAGGACGATGACGATGGTTCCAATGGCGGAGGAGGTCAGCTCTACGTTTCACTCAAAATGGAGAATTCTAAGGTTGAAGGTGAGCTCACTCCTCATGTCTACGGCTCTCTCTCCCTCATCGGTTCCTGGGATCCTTCCAAAGCT CTTCCGATGCTACGTGAATCTGCGTCAATGTCGGAACTGAGCTTCGTTGTTCCTCCTGATCACG AGACTTTGGATTTCAAGTTCTTGTTGAAGCCAAAGAACAGGAATACGCCTTGCATAGTGGAGGAGGGTGAAAATAGGCTTCTTATTGGTGGTTCGTTACAAGGGGATGCTAGATTAGCTCTGTTTAGGCTGGAAGGTGATGTGATTGTTGAATTCCGTGTCTTCATCAAAGCTGACAGAGTTTCGCCATTTGATCTTGCTACTAGTTGGAGAGCTTACAGGGAGAACCTCCAGCTTTCTACAGTACGTGGAATTCCTGATGTCAGCATTAATCCTGATCCGAAATCTGTCGAG TGTCCTTCGGAAAGTTTGGAGCTCGATCTTGCGCATTATGAGGTTCCTGCTCCTGCACCTTCTGCAAACTCGTCCCTTGTTTATGCGGCTGACAATGCCGAGAATCCACGATCTCTTTCAGCTTCTGGTACTTTTCTTAATGATAAGACTACAAACACAGCACCAAACATTTCTGAAGATTCTGATGATAGGGTTGATGGATCTCCATCTGCAAAG GAAATGACGATCATTGTTCCCGATTCCTCAAATATCTATTCGGCTTCAGGAGAGGCTGAGTCAAAGGCAGTGGGAACACTCTCACCGTTTCAGCAGAAAGATGGTCAAAAGGGACTCTTTGTTGACCGCGGTGTTGGCTCCCCTAGGCTAGTCAAGTCTATTAGCGCAAGCTCTTTTTTGGTCGATACCAAGCTAATCAAG AATTCAATGCCAGCCGCTGCAGGAGCTGTTGCTGCTGCAGCAGTAGCTGATCAAATGCTTGGACCGAAAGAAGATAGACATCTAGCTATTGTCCTG GTTGGCTTGCCAGCTCGAGGAAAAACTTTTACTGCAGCAAAGTTGACAAGATATCTACGCTGGTTGGGACATGATACTAAACATTTTAATGTTGGAAAG TACCGACGGCTTAAACATGGAGTTAACCAG AGTGCTGATTTCTTCCGAGCTGACAATCCTGAAGGTGTAGAGGCACGGACTGAG GTAGCAGCACTTGCAATGGAGGACATGATAGCTTGGATGCAGGAAGGTGGTCAA GTTGGAATCTTTGATGCAACTAATAGCACACGAGTTCGACGGAATATGTTGATGAAAATGGCTGAAGGAAAGTGTAAG ATAATTTTTCTGGAAACGCTATGCAATGATGAGCGCATTATTGAAAGGAACATACGTCTTAAAATCCAGCAAAGTCCTGACTATTCAGAAGA AACGGATTTTGAAGCTGGAGTACGAGACTTTAGAGACCGTTTAGCCAATTATGAGAGG GTTTATGAGCCTGTAGAAGAAGGTTCTTACATCAAAATGATTGATATGGTCAGCGGGAACGGTGGACAGATACAA GTGAACAATATTAGTGGTTACCTTCCTGGGAgaattgtgtttttcttg GTGAATACGCATCTCACACCACGACCAATACTACTCACTCGGCATGGAGAAAGCATGGATAATGTTAGAGGCAGAATTGGAGGAGATAGCGTAATAAG TGAATCTGGAAAACTTTACGCAAAGAAACTTGCCAGCTTTGTTGAAAAGCGACTTAAATCTGAAAAGGCTGCTTCG ATTTGGACCAGTACACTTCAGAGAACAAACTTAACAGCAAGTTCCATTGTCGGATTCCCCAAG GTGCAATGGCGTGCCCTTGACGAGATCAATGCGGGAGTTTGCGATGGGATGACATATGAAGAGGTAAAGAAGAACATGCCAGAAGAGTACGA ATCTCGGCAAAAGGACAAATTGCGATACCGATTCCCTCGTGGAGAGTCCTACCTTGATGTAATTCAACG GCTTGAACCTGTGATCGTTGAGTTAGAACGACAAAGAGCTCCTGTCGTCGTGATATCTCACCAG GCTGTTCTGAGAGCCTTATATGCATATTTTGCGGATCGTCCCCTCAAAGAAATACCCCAGATCGAG ATGCCACTTCACACTATCATAGAGATACAGATGGGAGTTTCTGGTGTGCAAGAGAAGCGTTATAAACTCATGGACTGA